In Pyrus communis chromosome 1, drPyrComm1.1, whole genome shotgun sequence, the following are encoded in one genomic region:
- the LOC137716998 gene encoding mechanosensitive ion channel protein 10-like, protein MEGGKGVGEKNGTNDVVLQILAGEEPTSYNNETRDLNLHLTELQSLRVSGSSSPEIPRLSRTPPPGKPPKIPTEPSSLQAPFSRSVFSKPKSRFMEPFPQLKSIANSSNVESPSSKIAGTKPRDALRSASITPRTPLVDGGEEDDDEEVYKTAKLKVCAKSGKKIKKLALIELVAFVCIVLFLIAGITVPTLENKMYLGLELWKWCVLVLVVLCGRLVTEWFINVLVFVIELNFLLKKNVLYFVYGLKRSVQIFIWLGLVLLAWGLLFDNGGKRSSKTSRILGYVTRGLASCLIGAAIWLVKNLFVKVVASSFQCNRFFDRIQESIFHQYVLRTLSGPPLMEMAERIGRAPSSGRLSFKILKGGKKEGNEGAKEEVIDVEKLKKMNQEKISAWTLKGLINVVRSTGLSTISDSLESLDDEESEQKGKEITSEWEARAAAYDIFLNVAKSNKYIEEDDLLRFMKKEEVDIVLPLFEGAAETGKIKRKALKNWLVNVYLERKSLAHSLNDTKTAIEELNKLASGFLLLVIIIVWLLVMGFFTTNMLVFIASQFLTLAFVFGNTARTVFEAIIFVFVMHPFDVGDRCVVDGVQLIVEEMNILTTVFLRSDNEKVFYPNSVLASKPISNFYRSPEMGDSVDFTIDVSTKVETIVALKARIKEYLDSKTQHWRPAHSVVVKDIEDVNKMKMALYVTHTINFQNYGDKTSRRSDLIFELKKIFEDLGIKYHLLPQEVHLRYVGSSAAELPPTWR, encoded by the exons ATGGAAGGTGGAAAAGGCGTGGGGGAGAAGAACGGAACAAACGATGTTGTTTTGCAGATTTTGGCCGGCGAAGAGCCCACAAGTTACAACAATGAAACCAGAGACTTGAATCTTCACCTGACGGAGCTTCAGAGCCTCAGAGTCTCCGGCTCTTCTTCGCCAGAAATCCCAAGGCTGAGTCGTACGCCGCCGCCGGGGAAGCCGCCGAAAATCCCAACCGAACCCAGTTCCCTGCAAGCTCCGTTTTCGCGGTCGGTCTTCTCGAAGCCCAAGTCGAGGTTCATGGAGCCGTTTCCCCAGTTGAAGTCAATTGCTAATTCCTCCAATGTGGAATCGCCAAGCTCCAAAATCGCAGGCACAAAACCGAGAGACGCTCTGAGGTCCGCCTCGATAACCCCACGAACACCGTTGGTCGACGGTGGCGAGGAGGACGATGATGAGGAGGTTTATAAGACTGCAAAGCTAAAGGTGTGTGCGAAGTCCggtaagaagataaaaaagttgGCATTGATTGAGTTGGTTGCATTTGTTtgcattgttttgtttttgattgCTGGCATAACTGTACCCACGTTGGAAAATAAGATGTATTTGGGGTTGGAATTGTGGAAATGGTGTGTCTTGgtgttggttgttttgtgtggtaggtTGGTCACAGAATGGTTTATCAATGTTCTGGTTTTCGTGATTGAGTTGAACTTTTTGCTTAAGAAGAATGTTTTGTATTTTGTGTACGGGTTGAAGAGAAGTGTACAGATTTTTATTTGGTTGGGTTTGGTTCTTCTGGCTTGGGGTTTGTTGTTCGACAACGGAGGGAAGAGGTCAAGCAAAACCTCTAGGATCCTAGGTTATGTTACACGGGGTCTAGCTTCATGCCTAATTGGAGCGGCCATATGGCTGGTGAAGAATTTGTTTGTCAAAGTAGTAGCTTCTTCATTCCAATGCAATAGATTCTTTGATCGGATTCAAGAATCAATCTTTCATCAGTATGTTCTCCGCACCCTTTCCGGGCCTCCACTGATGGAAATGGCAGAAAGAATCGGGAGGGCCCCAAGTAGCGGTCGGTtgagtttcaaaattttgaagggAGGGAAAAAGGAGGGGAATGAAGGGGCCAAAGAGGAGGTGATTGATGTAGAAAAGCTCAAAAAGATGAACCAAGAGAAAATTTCTGCTTGGACCTTGAAAGGGTTGATTAATGTCGTAAGGAGTACGGGGTTATCTACCATCTCCGACTCACTTGAGAGTCTTGACGACGAGGAGAGTGAGCAGAAAGGTAAGGAGATTACTAGTGAGTGGGAAGCAAGGGCTGCGGCTTATGATATTTTCCTGAATGTCGCCAAGAGTAACAA GTACATTGAGGAAGATGACCTCTTGCGCTTCATGAAAAAGGAGGAGGTCGACATTGTTTTACCTCTGTTTGAAGGGGCAGCAGAAACTGGCAAGATCAAGAGAAAAGCTTTGAAGAACTGGCTG gTGAATGTTTACCTTGAGCGCAAATCACTGGCGCATTCCTTAAATGACACTAAAACAGCAATAGAGGAGCTGAATAAGCTTGCCTCAGGGTTTTTGCTTCTGGTGATCATTATCGTGTGGCTACTTGTGATGGGATTTTTCACGACAAACATGCTGGTCTTTATAGCATCTCAGTTTTTAACGCTGGCGTTTGTATTTGGTAATACTGCTAGAACTGTGTTTGAAGCGATCATATTCGTCTTTGTGATGCACCCTTTTGATGTAGGGGACCGTTGTGTCGTTGATGGAGTACAG CTTATTGTTGAAGAGATGAACATATTGACAACGGTCTTCTTAAGATCTGACAACGAGAAAGTTTTCTATCCAAATTCAGTACTGGCTAGTAAACCCATCAGCAACTTCTATAGGAGCCCGGAGATGGGTGATTCTGTTGATTTTACCATTGACGTTTCTACGAAGGTTGAGACCATTGTGGCTCTAAAAGCCAGAATAAAAGA GTACTTGGACAGCAAGACTCAGCACTGGCGTCCTGCCCATAGCGTGGTGGTTAAGGATATTGAGGACGttaacaaaatgaaaatggCTCTTTACGTTACACATACCATAAACTTTCAGAACTATGGCGACAAGACCAGTCGGAGATCAGATTTGATCTTCGAGCTGAAGAAAATATTTGAAGATCTTGGTATAAAATATCATCTCCTGCCTCAAGAAGTTCATCTCCGCTATGTCGGATCATCCGCTGCAGAACTTCCACCCACATGGCGGTGA
- the LOC137716146 gene encoding uncharacterized protein, with product MASTTAVTMAMPLTNATQKRIQSSAGCFFKPLPLRPSKALAPAASKSSGRLLVRASLKEKAVTGITAAALTASMVIPEVAEAASGVSPSLKNFLLSIAAGGVVAVVIIGAVVGVSNFDPVKRG from the coding sequence atggcaTCAACCACAGCAGTTACAATGGCCATGCCATTGACCAATGCAACCCAAAAGAGGATCCAGTCCTCCGCTGGGTGCTTCTTCAAGCCACTGCCACTAAGGCCTTCAAAGGCACTGGCACCCGCGGCGTCAAAATCGAGCGGGAGGCTCCTAGTCAGGGCTTCGTTGAAGGAGAAGGCGGTGACTGGAATCACGGCGGCCGCGCTCACCGCCTCAATGGTGATCCCGGAGGTGGCCGAAGCGGCCTCGGGAGTTTCTCCTTCTCTGAAGAACTTCTTGCTCAGTATTGCGGCCGGTGGCGTTGTAGCTGTTGTGATCATCGGTGCTGTAGTTGGTGTGTCCAATTTCGACCCTGTTAAGAGAGGCTGA
- the LOC137716136 gene encoding replication protein A 70 kDa DNA-binding subunit A-like, whose product MPVNLTPNAIAAVIGGDLNLKPLLQVVDIKLIGTQERYRFMVSDGVSSQHAMISSQLNDRIKTNRVQIGSVVQLTEYICTVLQNRQVIVVLNMETIILNCDIIGNPKPYGAPNSDAPNALPNGSFQQSASNHMTLQNPIHNGQNIRPTFHSERPNVRPRLHPESSAHNAPNIRTTVQPPYQPPPHYKNRGPIMKNEAPARIIPINALNPYQGRWAIKARVTAKGDPRRYNNAKGDGKVFSFDLLDSEGGEIRVTCFNAVLDRFYDIIEVGRVYLISKGSLKPAQKNFNHLKNDWEITLDASSTVDLCPDEDGSIPTQNFDFRPISEIENAESNSIVDVIGIVISVNPSVPIMRKNGMETQRRILNLKDWSGKSVELTLWGDVCNREGQKLEEMLASGFSPVLAVKAGKINDFSGKSVGTIHSTQLFINPEISDALTLRDWFDRGGKDTASVSISKDFVPGGTKNEIRKTISQIKDEGLGRSDKPDWVTVMATISFIKTDSFCYTACPLMIGDRQCNKKVSRSGNRGWQCDRCNQEFEECDYRYLLQAQIQDHTGLTWATAFQETGEEILGCSAKELYLLKYEEQDDSRFGDIVRSSIFNQFLFKLKIKEETYGDEQRVKITIVKADKVNYSSDSRYMLDMISKYSR is encoded by the exons ATGCCCGTGAACCTGACGCCGAACGCCATCGCGGCGGTGATAGGCGGCGACTTGAATTTGAAGCCGTTGTTGCAGGTGGTCGATATTAAGCTCATCGGCACGCAGGAGAGGTACCGATTCATGGTCTCCGACGGCGTTTCGTCTCAGCATGCCATGATCTCTTCGCAGCTCAACGACCGAATCAAGACCAACCGTGTCCAGATAGGTTCCGTCGTCCAGCTCACCGAGTACATTTGCACCGTCCTCCAGAACCGCca GGTTATTGTTGTGCTGAACATGGAAACTATCATACTGAACTGTGACATTATTGGGAATCCAAAACCATATGGTGCACCTAATTCAGATGCTCCAAATGCATTGCCTAATGGCAGTTTTCAGCAGTCAGCCAGTAATCATATGACTTTGCAAAATCCTATTCACAATGGGCAGAATATCAGACCTACTTTTCATTCCGAGAGGCCGAATGTCAGACCTCGTCTTCATCCTGAAAGCTCTGCACACAATGCGCCAAATATTCGAACTACTGTTCAACCTCCTTACCAACCACCTCCACATTACAAAAATCGTGGTCCAATCATGAAGAATGAGGCACCAGCACGGATCATTCCCATTAACGCTCTGAATCCTTATCAGGGAAGATGGGCTATCAAGGCAAGGGTCACAGCAAAAGGGGACCCCCGTCGGTATAATAATGCTAAAGGCGACGGTAAAGTTTTCTCTTTCGACCTGCTTGACTCTGAAGGAGGGGAAATAAGAGTTACCTGCTTCAATGCTGTTCTTGACCGCTTCTATGATATTATTGAGGTTGGCAGAGTTTACTTGATTTCAAAGGGAAGCTTGAAACCTGCACAGAAGAATTTCAACCATCTGAAGAATGACTGGGAGATAACTTTGGATGCAAGTTCAACTGTGGACCTCTGCCCTGATGAAGATGGTTCCATACCAACGCAAAACTTCGACTTCAGGCCGATTAGTGAAATTGAAAATGCTGAAAGTAATTCTATTGTTGATGTTATTGGTATTGTGATATCTGTCAATCCTTCTGTTCCTATCATGAGGAAGAATGGTATGGAAACTCAGAGAAGAATTCTGAATCTAAAGGATTGGTCGGGCAAGAGCGTTGAGCTAACCCTTTGGGGGGATGTCTGCAACAGGGAAGGTCAAAAGCTTGAAGAGATGTTGGCTTCTGGGTTTTCCCCAGTTTTAGCTGTTAAAGCTGGGAAGATTAATGATTTCAGTGGGAAGTCCGTTGGAACAATTCATTCTACACAACTATTTATAAACCCAGAAATTTCTGATGCTCTTACCTTGAGAGACTGGTTTGACCGAGGGGGCAAGGATACTGCTTCTGTCTCCATTTCTAAAGACTTTGTTCCAGGAGGAACTAAGAATGAGATACGCAAAACCATTTCTCAGATTAAGGATGAAGGTCTTGGAAGATCAGATAAGCCAGACTGGGTCACTGTGATGGCGACAATATCTTTCATTAAGACAGATTCTTTCTGTTACACAGCCTGTCCCTTGATGATTGGAGATAGGCAGTGCAATAAAAAGGTGTCGAGGTCAGGAAACAGAGGATGGCAGTGTGACAGGTGCAATCAAGAATTCGAGGAGTGTGATTATCGGTATCTTCTTCAGGCCCAAATTCAAGACCATACAGGATTGACTTGGGCGACGGCTTTTCAGGAAACTGGGGAAGAGATCTTGGGTTGCTCAGCAAAGGAGCTGTACTTGTTGAAGTACGAAGAGCAGGATGATTCAAGATTTGGAGACATAGTCCGGAGCAGTATCTTTAACCAGTTTCTGTTCAAGCTTAAAATCAAAGAGGAGACGTATGGCGATGAGCAGAGGGTGAAGATCACCATAGTGAAGGCGGATAAGGTGAACTATTCTTCAGACAGCAGATACATGCTTGATATGATTTCGAAATATTCTAGGTAA